The segment TGCTGTGGAACCCGCCCTGCGGGCGGATTCTGGTGACCCGGCACCTGCGCGTGCCCGGGCGGAACCGGCCGGGCCGACCCGCCGTAGACCGGCGCGGACCCGCGCCGCTGCTCCGGGGCGTTCTGGCCGACGTGGTCGTTCATGCCGACCGGACGATTCCAGGACGGCTCGTCGCGGGGCGGCGGCGAAACGCGCGGGACGTCGGACCGGGGCGGCGGCGAAACGCGCGGGACGTCGGACCGGGGCGGCGGCGAAACCGGCGCGCCGGCCACGACAGCACGCCCGCGGCCGCGACCGGAGTCGTCGACCGGCGCCGCGCTGACCGGCGCAGCACTGCCCCGGGACGCCTCGTACACCGGTGTGTGCACCGCTTTGCGCTGGCCCGGGTCGCCGGGATAGCGCTGGCCAGGCAGGGGCTGCCACTCCCAGGTGATCTCGTACACCCAGGCTGGCTCGTCATCCCAGCTGTCCGCGCCCGGCCGGGAGCTCCAACCGTTCATCGGGCACCCAGCGGGCTGCCCGGCGATTGGCAACGCTCCGTCACGGCGAACTCCACCTTGTCAAAATTGAGCCGCGTCCGGCCGGGGACCCGGGTAGAGTCGCCCGGCTCCGTCGCGAGGGTTTCGGAAGGAGATTAACGGCGTGGACCGGATCGACGCCAGGGTGCTGACGATCTCTCGAAACGGTCCGTTCCGCGGCTCCGCCACTACTTTCGGTGCGCTGATCGGGTCGGGTTTCCGGCGGTACACGACCTACCGGCAAGCCACCATAGCCGGAACGTTCACCAACATCGTGTTCGGCTTCCTGCGCTGTTACGTGCTGCTCGCCGTGGCTGAGGGCGCGGCCGGGCACGAACCGGCCGGATACGACCCGGAACAGCTCGCGACGTACGTCTGGGTGGGTCAGGGCCTACTGAGCGTGATCGGGATCTGGGGCTGGACCGAGCTGGCCGACCGGATCCGCACCGGCGACATCGCGGCCGACCTGTTACGTCCGGTCTCTCCGGTGACCAGTTACCTCGCCGCTGACCTGGGCCGGGCACTGCACGGCATGCTCACCCGGTTCGGTCCGCCGCTGGTCGCCGGGGCGATCTTCTTCCCGCTGCACACGCCGACCCGCTGGCAGACCGTCCCGCTTTTCGCGCTTTCCATCCTGTTCGCGGTGATGATCTGTTTCGGCTGCCGGTACCTGGTGAACGCCTCGGCGTACTGGCTGCAGGACGCCCGCGGCCCGATCATGCTGTGGACCCTGGGTTCCGGGGTGCTGGGTGGCCTCTACTTCCCGTTGCGCCTGCTGCCCGCCGAGCTCACTGTGGCGCTCACGGTGGCGACGCCGCTGCCGAGCCTCCTGCAGACGCCGCTGGACGTGATCTCCGAGCGGGACGGGCCGGCCCTGCAGGCCGGTCTGGTCGGGTTGCAGGCGGTGTGGGTGGTGGTGATGCTGGCGCTGGCCGCGCTGGTGCAGCGCCGGGCCGAGCGGCGCCTGGTGGTCCAGGGTGGGTGAGGTACGGGCGTACGCGGCCCTGGCCGGCGCCCAGTTCCGTTCGGTGACGTCCTACCGCACGTCGTTCCTGGTCGAGGTGATCGGCAACATGGGCGCCACGGTCTTCGACGTGATCACGGTGTTCGTGCTGTTCCGGGCCACTCCCGAGATCGGCGGGTTCAGCCTGCGCGAGGCGGTGCTGGTGGTCGGCCTCAGCTCGGCCGGGTTCGCGCTGGCCGACATGCTGGTCGGCAACGTGGACGGGCTGAAGAACTACGTGC is part of the Actinoplanes sp. NBC_00393 genome and harbors:
- a CDS encoding ABC transporter permease; protein product: MDARVLTISRNGPFRGSATTFGALIGSGFRRYTTYRQATIAGTFTNIVFGFLRCYVLLAVAEGAAGHEPAGYDPEQLATYVWVGQGLLSVIGIWGWTELADRIRTGDIAADLLRPVSPVTSYLAADLGRALHGMLTRFGPPLVAGAIFFPLHTPTRWQTVPLFALSILFAVMICFGCRYLVNASAYWLQDARGPIMLWTLGSGVLGGLYFPLRLLPAELTVALTVATPLPSLLQTPLDVISERDGPALQAGLVGLQAVWVVVMLALAALVQRRAERRLVVQGG